In the genome of Bremerella sp. JC817, one region contains:
- a CDS encoding glycosyl hydrolase: MFTESEGSRKAIGDVDVVYHEGLYHLFHLVLPNHDFIAHAVSTDGINWRRVNNALFIGDPGSWDDLMLWTMAVSPDPFVPGRWRMFYTGLSRREQGNIQRIGLAVSDDLYHWQKTSANWSDDRGPYDPPEVIRARKLAREQPTSCRHAPFDPESHFPLEPDGEYYESKLDEGRHWVSFRDPYYYREGDRGWLIMAARTKEGPIVRRGCVGVMEEVGPGQFEARPPLHHPGLYDDIEVPNLIKIRNEYYLIGSLREDAKIRYWHTSQIGKPWRSYYDNVLLAQGNYAARVCRDDKGWLLWNFFTLGGIDRTSRNLMPPPKRLVLSEEGMLRAKSFEGLDQWVGERIDTRCVHPLQRGIGQQTCSIDGNNLDLCCEAGFQAYVFDGAIESAKFSAKIDLYGLGKCGIICRVDPETQDGYYLSLDLLKGVAQLRAWHTGEPGSGEHMMQFRALQGGNWHSTTPGQAEISLIAFGHYLELSVDGRVILSLADSTFLSGQFGVYLESASMRLYDVDLRKMRGPEQSANHLVTG, translated from the coding sequence GTGTTTACTGAATCCGAAGGCAGCCGCAAAGCGATTGGCGACGTCGATGTTGTGTATCACGAAGGACTGTATCACCTGTTCCATCTCGTGCTGCCCAACCATGACTTCATCGCTCATGCCGTCAGCACCGATGGTATCAACTGGCGACGTGTCAACAATGCACTATTCATCGGCGATCCGGGATCTTGGGACGACTTGATGTTGTGGACCATGGCGGTCTCGCCCGACCCGTTCGTGCCTGGCCGATGGCGGATGTTCTATACCGGCCTGTCACGGCGAGAACAAGGAAACATCCAGAGGATTGGACTGGCGGTTAGCGACGATCTTTACCATTGGCAGAAAACGTCAGCGAATTGGTCCGATGATCGCGGCCCGTACGACCCCCCAGAAGTAATTCGGGCTCGGAAGCTGGCGCGTGAGCAACCCACAAGTTGCCGACACGCTCCGTTTGATCCGGAAAGCCATTTTCCGCTGGAACCTGATGGAGAGTATTACGAATCGAAACTCGACGAAGGTCGGCACTGGGTTAGCTTCCGAGACCCCTATTACTATCGCGAAGGAGATCGTGGCTGGCTGATCATGGCCGCGCGAACCAAAGAAGGGCCTATCGTGCGCCGAGGTTGTGTCGGCGTGATGGAGGAAGTGGGACCTGGACAGTTCGAGGCCCGGCCGCCACTTCATCACCCAGGGCTGTACGACGATATTGAAGTGCCGAATCTCATCAAGATTCGCAACGAATATTACCTGATCGGTAGCCTTCGCGAAGATGCCAAGATTCGTTATTGGCACACGAGCCAGATCGGCAAGCCATGGCGCAGTTACTACGACAATGTGCTTCTCGCACAAGGTAACTACGCCGCGCGCGTCTGTCGCGATGATAAGGGCTGGCTGCTTTGGAACTTCTTTACGCTGGGGGGGATTGATCGAACATCCCGAAATTTGATGCCTCCTCCCAAGCGACTGGTGCTTTCAGAAGAAGGGATGCTGCGAGCAAAGTCGTTTGAGGGTTTGGACCAATGGGTTGGCGAACGAATCGATACGCGCTGCGTTCATCCGCTCCAGCGGGGTATCGGACAGCAAACTTGCTCGATCGATGGCAACAATCTTGATCTCTGCTGCGAGGCAGGCTTCCAGGCGTACGTCTTCGATGGGGCGATTGAATCGGCGAAATTCAGTGCCAAGATCGATCTTTATGGTCTCGGCAAGTGCGGCATTATTTGCCGCGTCGATCCCGAAACCCAGGACGGGTACTATTTGTCGCTCGACTTGTTAAAAGGAGTCGCTCAGCTTCGTGCCTGGCACACCGGCGAGCCGGGCAGTGGCGAGCACATGATGCAGTTCCGGGCACTGCAAGGTGGCAATTGGCATAGCACCACCCCTGGTCAGGCCGAGATTAGCTTGATCGCGTTCGGCCATTACCTGGAACTTTCCGTTGATGGTCGCGTGATTCTTTCGCTGGCAGATTCGACCTTCTTGTCGGGTCAGTTTGGCGTGTACCTCGAATCGGCCAGCATGCGTTTGTATGACGTCGACCTGCGAAAGATGCGCGGGCCAGAGCAATCTGCCAATCATCTGGTGACCGGCTAG